The following are encoded in a window of Anopheles stephensi strain Indian chromosome X, UCI_ANSTEP_V1.0, whole genome shotgun sequence genomic DNA:
- the LOC118503467 gene encoding uncharacterized protein LOC118503467: protein MIDSSVDIPSILKLQYLLSSLKSEAALLFEHTTLTADNYATTWAALLKRYDNPRMLVRDYYRTLHHLPAMHEGSVDELAQLVDEFTRHVNGLRKLKEPVDNWDTPLTTLLFFKLDSSTILAWEKHSSASPKDKYSDLIDFLQDRIRILRSSQTLAKISESKQTPVVRSCNSVFRCNKCNARHHSMLHDDSPPQVTMNVGSSNEIVVLETVVLWLVDDHGIRHEARALLDSGSMCNIVSESLARKLLTRRTKINVALTGIGEGVQQAKGSIIATVQSKSAPFSSPLEFLIVNSPCAEIPTAPIDVAGWKFPDVPLADPAFNLPSRVDVIIGNDAYWEWHTGKKQLLVKGGPWSHESLDTLLQRFWENETNLEGPALSLEEDACEKHYAATTTRDHHGRYIVCLPRNPRADIVLGSSKEIADRRLMAVERRLKINPEMEMEYKRFMQEYEELGHMRKLTEPVDDSVPHCYIPHHAVVKESSTSTKVRVVFDASCKTSSGYSLNDTLLVGPIVQEDLLTIILRFRSYAIALVADVEKMYRQILHNIIDRNLLRIRYRKSPLDPISTYELNTVTYGTASAPFLATRTLQQVAHDHKDQFPKAVDPVLRDFYVDDLLTGATDLNEAVEVRKQITAMLDSAGFALKKWASNVPESLLDVPCEDLAIQSMHEWKDGQAVSTLGLVWEPANDSFSFKVGIVRRTISNPTVPEGESNVTGIYDGLLLDRFNDGNVLAGFSTTSMETICRQPSGADTGRNADS from the exons ATGATCGATTCGTCAGTAGATATACCTTCGATACTGAAACTTCAGTATCTGTTGTCATCATTGAAGAGTGAGGCGGCGCTGCTGTTCGAGCATACCACATTGACCGCGGACAACTATGCGACCACCTGGGCCGCGCTGCTGAAACGGTATGATAACCCGCGCATGTTAGTCCGTGATTATTATCGAACATTGCATCACCTTCCCGCGATGCATGAAGGATCtgtggatgaattggcgcagctTGTGGACGAgttcacgcggcacgtgaacggtTTAAGAAAGCTGAAGGAACCGGTTGACAACTGGGACACTCCCCTCACCACATTGCTGTTCTTCAAATTGGATTCATCAACCATCctagcttgggaaaagcattcatcgGCCAGCCCCAAGGATAAGTATTCAGATCTAATCGATTTCCTGCAGGATAGAATCCGAATCCTTCGTTCGTCCCAAACGTTAGCGAAGATATCtgaatcgaaacaaacgccggtg GTACGGTCGTGCAATTCCGTCTTCCGTTGCAACAAGTGCAACGCACGTCATCACAGCATGTTGCACGACGATTCACCGCCACAGGTAACCATGAACGTAGGTTCGAGCAATGAAATTGTGGTTCTCGAAACGGTGGTTCTCTGGTTAGTCGATGACCATGGCATTCGGCATGAAGCACGAGCGTTGTTGGATTCAGGATCCATGTGCAATATCGTGTCCGAATCCCTAGCGCGGAAGCTGCTGACACGTCGTACAAAGATCAACGTTGCATTGACAGGTATCGGTGAGGGTGTTCAGCAAGCCAAGGGTTCGATCATCGCAACGGTGCAGTCAAAGTCAGCGCCATTTTCGTCGCCACTTGAGTTCCTGATAGTGAACTCCCCTTGTGCTGAGATACCGACTGCCCCAATCGATGTTGCTGGTTGGAAATTCCCTGACGTTCCGTTGGCTGATCCTGCCTTTAACCTTCCTTCAAGAGTTGATGTGATCATTGGGAATGACGCATATTGGGAATGGCATACCGGAAAGAAGCAGTTACTGGTCAAAGGCGGTCCTTG GAGCCATGAGTCTCTCGATACATTGCTGCAACGGTTTTGGGAGAACGAGACCAATCTAGAGGGACCCGCTCTCTCGCTTGAGGAAGATGCTTGTGAGAAGCATTATGCTGCCACTACAACGCGTGATCACCATGGTCGTTACATCGTTTGTCTGCCTCGTAATCCCAGAGCAGATATAGTATTGGGTTCATCAAAGGAGATTGCGGATCGACGACTGATGGCTGTGGAGCGGCGATTGAAGATCAACCCTGAAATGGAGATGGAATATAAGCGTTTCATGCAAGAGTACGAGGAACTTGGTCACATGCGAAAACTTACCGAACCAGTGGATGATAGTGTTCCGCATTGTTATATTCCTCAccatgcggtggtgaaggaATCGAGTACATCCACAAAAGTACGGGTCGTGTTTGACGCGTCCTGTAAAACGAGCTCGGGATACTCCTTAAACGATACGTTACTAGTTGGCCCAATTGTCCAGGAAGATCTACTAACGATTATATTGCGATTCAGGTCCTACGCAATCGCATTAGTGGCcgatgtggaaaaaatgtaccggcaaattctccacaacatcatcgatcggAATCTGCTACGTATCAGGTACCGAAAGAGCCCCCTGGATCCGATATCGACCtacgagctgaataccgtTACTTACGGCACGGCGTCAGCTCCATTCCTCGCCACTAGAACGCTCCAGCAGGTTGCGCATGACCACAAAGATCAATTCCCGAAGGCAGTTGATCCCGTGTTACGTGATTTTTACGTCGACGATCTACTAACAGGAGCGACTGACCTTAACGAAGCAGTAGAAGTGCGAAAGCAAATCACCGCAATGCtcgattcagctggtttcgcattgaaaaagtgggcaTCTAACGTTCCAGAATCGCTTCTAGATGTCCCATGTGAAGATCTTGCGATTCAATCAATGCACGAGTGGAAGGATGGTCAAGCTGTTTCGACGCTGGGGCTGGTTTGGGAACCCGCCAacgattcgttttccttcaag GTTGGAATTGTGCGCCGCACGATTAGCAACCCaactgttccagaaggtgagTCGAACGTTACCGGCATCTACGATGGCCTTTTGTTGGACCGATTCAATGACGGTAATGTATTGGCTGGATTCTCCACCACGTCGATGGAAACCATTTGTCGCCAACCGAGTGGCGCAGATACAGGAAGAAACGCGGATAGCTGA
- the LOC118511706 gene encoding uncharacterized protein LOC118511706, whose translation MKHGKDPSIKLYLSDGCDTWADSDTLQKLLKHNSPNGIIVRGKVCGRNHINLEQFYDEYCQAHNLETDVGLRTQLLLMDRAASIVLMPDFAYNIPTRPIPPQHILYMVIFVSFFQQDWLKHLDLSMNRITDDDIATLVLYLPACRQLRILRLNGNCLTKKAVKMLCFGCTDSVDAIGAAANPNALGGGLLTELDLSHNLLSDDALVPLARLCRNLSKLQVLCISSTDITHLPKNMDIKRLQTLDVSENPLTEQFVQYLLKLLGEGFLREAHLKSLPVYCNTLKPILWKTLSHNRIDVLRMLNLANCRLSDDELESSVLPVIARNCPSLTHLDVSLNTGLTKSSFLAVLRSCAGAVFKLQEIRFEHDVQLWVDMEKYASTDELLKLIEYSPSAWYPRQIDAILPAYGYSAERYEKLLAVITHFWSALWPLRQSNTRRLADSLQVSLGVNSTS comes from the exons AT GAAACACGGCAAAGATCCCTCAATCAAACTATACCTGTCGGATGGATGTGACACATGGGCGGATTCCGATACACTCCAGAAGCTGCTAAAACATAACTCTCCCAATGGCATCATAGTGCGAGGCAAAGTCTGCGGTAGGAATCACATTAATTTGGAACAGTTTTATGACGAGTACTGTCAGGCACACAACCTTG aaaCTGATGTCGGTTTAAGAACACAGCTCTTACTGATGGATCGAGCTGCCAGCATCGTTCTCATGCCCGACTTTGCCTATAACATTCCAACGAGGCCCATTCCACCGCAACACATACTCTACATGGTTATTTTTGTAAGCTTCTTTCAGCAGGACTGGCTGAAGCATTTGGACCTTTCAATGAATAGAATCACGGACGATGATATTGCAACGCTTGTCCTTTATCTGCCAGCTTGTCGACAACTTCGTATCCTTCGCTTGAATGGGAATTGTCTCACAAAAAAAGCGGTTAAGATGCTTTGCTTTGGATGTACCGACTCGGTTGATGCGATCGGCGCAGCAGCAAACCCAAATGCTCTTGGAGGAGGGCTATTGACCGAGCTGGATCTAAGCCACAACTTACTGTCCGACGATGCTTTAGTTCCGCTTGCTCGGTTGTGCagaaatttatcaaaattacAAGTTTTGTGTATTAGTTCAACAGATATAACACACTTACCCAAGAACATGGACATCAAAAGATTACAGACCTTAGATGTTTCAGAAAATCCGCTAACAGAACAATTCGTGCAGTATCTTTTGAAGCTGCTTGGCGAAGGTTTCCTGCGTGAAGCACACCTTAAATCGCTTCCTGTCTATTGTAACACCCTTAAGCCGATACTTTGGAAAACACTTTCCCACAATCGAATCGATGTTTTGCGAATGCTCAATCTGGCCAACTGTCGGCTGTCGGATGATGAGCTAGAATCTTCAGTTTTACCTGTCATCGCGCGAAATTGTCCTTCGTTGACGCATTTGGATGTGTCGTTAAATACCGGGCTTACAAAAAGCTCTTTTCTGGCCGTGTTGAGGAGCTGTGCTGGGGCAGTGTTTAAATTACAGGAAATACGCTTCGAGCATGATGTCCAGTTGTGGGTAGATATGGAAAAGTACGCATCAACCGATGAGTTGCTGAAGTTAATCGAATACAGTCCTAGTGCGTGGTATCCCCGGCAAATAGACGCCATTCTGCCAGCTTACGGATATAGTGCAGAACGGTACGAAAAACTGCTGGCAGTGATAACCCATTTTTGGTCCGCGCTATGGCCATTGAGACAATCGAATACGAGACGGCTCGCTGATAGTTTACAGGTATCGCTTGGTGTTAATTCAACCAGCTGA